The following are encoded together in the Natator depressus isolate rNatDep1 chromosome 10, rNatDep2.hap1, whole genome shotgun sequence genome:
- the ANP32A gene encoding acidic leucine-rich nuclear phosphoprotein 32 family member A isoform X1 — translation MTASIQVKELVLDNCRSNEGKIEGLTDEFEELEFLSTINVGLSSVANLPKLNKLKKLELSDNRISGGLEVLAEKCPNLTHLNLSGNKIKDLSTIEPLKKLENLKSLDLFNCEVTNLNDYRENVFKLLPQLTYLDGYDRDDKEAPDSDAEGYVEGLDDEEEDEDEEEYDEDAQVVEDEEEDEEEEEGEEEDVSGEEEEDEEGYNDGEVDDDDEEEEIEEEKGQKRKREPEDEGDEDD, via the exons GTTAAAGAACTCGTTCTTGACAACTGTAGGTCAAATGAAGGCAAAATTGAAGGACTCACAGATGAGTTTGAAGAGCTGGAATTCTTAAGTACAATCAACGTAGGCCTAAGCTCAGTTGCAAACTTACCAAAGTTAAACAAACttaagaag CTCGAACTAAGCGATAACAGAATCTCAGGAGGACTGGAAGTATTGGCAGAAAAATGTCCAAACCTCACGCATCTAAACCTAAGCGGCAACAAAATAAAAGATCTCAGTACAATAGAACCTCTG AAAAAATTAGAAAACCTGAAGAGTTTAGATCTTTTCAATTGTGAGGTAACCAACTTGAACGACTACAGAGAAAATGTGTTCAAGCTCCTCCCACAACTCACGTATCTCGACGGTTATGACCGGGATGACAAAGAAGCACCAGATTCCGATGCAGAGGGCTACGTGGAGGGCCTAGATGATGAAGAGGAGGATGAAGACG AAGAGGAGTATGATGAAGATGCTCAAGTAGTAGAAGAtgaagaggaagatgaggaggaggaggaaggagaagaggaggatgTGAGCGGGGAAGAGGAG GAAGATGAAGAAGGTTATAACGATGGTGAagtagatgatgatgatgaagaagaagaaattg AAGAAGAAAAGGGGCAGAAGAGAAAACGAGAACCCGAAGACGAGGGTGATGAAGATGATTAA
- the ANP32A gene encoding acidic leucine-rich nuclear phosphoprotein 32 family member A isoform X2 has translation MDMKKRIHLELRNRTPSDVKELVLDNCRSNEGKIEGLTDEFEELEFLSTINVGLSSVANLPKLNKLKKLELSDNRISGGLEVLAEKCPNLTHLNLSGNKIKDLSTIEPLKKLENLKSLDLFNCEVTNLNDYRENVFKLLPQLTYLDGYDRDDKEAPDSDAEGYVEGLDDEEEDEDEEEYDEDAQVVEDEEEDEEEEEGEEEDVSGEEEEDEEGYNDGEVDDDDEEEEIEEEKGQKRKREPEDEGDEDD, from the exons GTTAAAGAACTCGTTCTTGACAACTGTAGGTCAAATGAAGGCAAAATTGAAGGACTCACAGATGAGTTTGAAGAGCTGGAATTCTTAAGTACAATCAACGTAGGCCTAAGCTCAGTTGCAAACTTACCAAAGTTAAACAAACttaagaag CTCGAACTAAGCGATAACAGAATCTCAGGAGGACTGGAAGTATTGGCAGAAAAATGTCCAAACCTCACGCATCTAAACCTAAGCGGCAACAAAATAAAAGATCTCAGTACAATAGAACCTCTG AAAAAATTAGAAAACCTGAAGAGTTTAGATCTTTTCAATTGTGAGGTAACCAACTTGAACGACTACAGAGAAAATGTGTTCAAGCTCCTCCCACAACTCACGTATCTCGACGGTTATGACCGGGATGACAAAGAAGCACCAGATTCCGATGCAGAGGGCTACGTGGAGGGCCTAGATGATGAAGAGGAGGATGAAGACG AAGAGGAGTATGATGAAGATGCTCAAGTAGTAGAAGAtgaagaggaagatgaggaggaggaggaaggagaagaggaggatgTGAGCGGGGAAGAGGAG GAAGATGAAGAAGGTTATAACGATGGTGAagtagatgatgatgatgaagaagaagaaattg AAGAAGAAAAGGGGCAGAAGAGAAAACGAGAACCCGAAGACGAGGGTGATGAAGATGATTAA